A genomic segment from Arcobacter acticola encodes:
- a CDS encoding DUF4006 family protein: MNENERGIFKLNGITGMLIATVLLLTILVVLTVFGIKVQQDESTNFYKINQDLNGLTSGSVFSDKEQKSSEEQNKNYILVK; the protein is encoded by the coding sequence ATGAACGAAAATGAAAGAGGAATCTTTAAATTAAATGGTATTACTGGTATGTTAATTGCAACAGTTTTGCTTTTAACTATATTAGTTGTATTAACTGTATTTGGTATAAAAGTACAACAAGATGAATCAACTAATTTTTATAAAATCAATCAAGATTTAAATGGTTTAACTTCTGGAAGTGTTTTTTCTGATAAAGAACAAAAATCTTCAGAAGAACAAAATAAAAATTATATTCTAGTTAAATAA
- a CDS encoding c-type cytochrome: MKSMIIGGIILIIALLAGTYFVAGDAFNGDDYINSLTMLGAAAIITITVFTALKYVNQMKNDTASGDLAEEKWDGIGEYRNPLPTGWAIAFIGTIIWMFWYMAIGYPINSFSQIGQWNEETLDYNAKFEKKWENPSEETLKAMGQSTFLVQCAPCHGVDAEGIDGKAQNLTKRISKEQVVHVIKNGSNSLATAYPAGMPPMMLTEDADIEAVAAYVAGGFKGEQPAMYAVCAGCHGVDGNGIEYVAPNIRAYDDALVTAVLKDGKKSNIGIMPSFDGRLNETQQKALGAYLRSLGE, from the coding sequence ATGAAGTCTATGATTATAGGTGGAATAATTCTTATCATCGCTTTATTAGCAGGAACTTACTTTGTAGCAGGTGATGCTTTTAACGGGGATGATTATATTAACAGTTTAACAATGTTAGGTGCTGCAGCTATTATTACAATTACTGTATTTACTGCACTTAAATACGTTAATCAAATGAAAAATGACACTGCGAGTGGTGATTTAGCTGAAGAAAAATGGGACGGTATTGGTGAATATAGAAATCCACTTCCAACAGGTTGGGCAATAGCATTTATTGGAACTATTATTTGGATGTTTTGGTACATGGCTATTGGTTATCCAATTAATAGTTTTTCACAAATTGGTCAATGGAATGAAGAGACATTAGATTATAATGCTAAATTTGAGAAAAAATGGGAAAATCCATCTGAAGAAACTTTAAAAGCAATGGGGCAGTCAACATTTTTAGTTCAATGTGCACCTTGTCATGGAGTTGATGCTGAAGGTATTGATGGTAAAGCTCAAAATTTAACAAAAAGAATTTCAAAAGAACAAGTTGTGCATGTTATTAAAAATGGTTCTAATAGTTTAGCAACTGCATATCCAGCTGGAATGCCTCCAATGATGTTAACAGAAGATGCAGATATTGAAGCAGTTGCTGCTTATGTGGCAGGTGGATTCAAAGGTGAACAACCTGCAATGTATGCGGTTTGTGCTGGATGTCATGGCGTTGATGGAAACGGTATAGAATATGTTGCACCAAATATTAGAGCTTATGACGATGCATTAGTTACTGCTGTTCTAAAAGATGGTAAAAAATCAAATATTGGTATCATGCCAAGTTTTGATGGAAGACTAAATGAAACTCAACAAAAAGCACTAGGTGCATATTTAAGAAGTTTAGGAGAGTAA
- a CDS encoding CcoQ/FixQ family Cbb3-type cytochrome c oxidase assembly chaperone, which translates to MDYETLLTVQGYAKFFLILVVFVLFYSYAYSMYKRDKTGERDYEKYSNLVHDDSSVSSPLEERKNDKDIDNKEK; encoded by the coding sequence ATGGATTATGAAACACTTTTAACAGTTCAAGGTTATGCTAAATTCTTTTTGATTTTAGTTGTTTTTGTATTATTTTACTCATATGCTTATTCTATGTATAAAAGGGATAAAACAGGTGAAAGAGATTATGAAAAATATTCTAACCTTGTTCATGATGATTCAAGTGTTTCTTCTCCTCTTGAAGAAAGAAAAAATGATAAAGATATAGATAATAAGGAGAAATAA
- the ccoO gene encoding cytochrome-c oxidase, cbb3-type subunit II — protein sequence MFHWFEQRPFFFAVLVFLFVAFAGIIETIPDFAKQSRPTVGTKPYSVLELAGRQVYIKDSCNACHSQLIRPFKAETDRYGMYSLSGEYAYDRPFLWGSKRTGPDLMRVGNYRTTDWHENHMMEPAAVVPGSIMPAYKHQFTNIADLDTAYAEAYTVKTVFATPYDQDLDGDGVVDVELGEYEAAVAKAKEDAKLIAADMKNQAIKDAVANGQIPEIVALIAYLNSLK from the coding sequence ATGTTTCATTGGTTTGAACAAAGACCGTTTTTCTTTGCGGTACTAGTATTTTTATTTGTTGCATTTGCGGGTATTATTGAAACTATTCCAGATTTTGCAAAACAATCAAGACCAACTGTTGGTACAAAACCATACAGTGTTTTAGAGTTAGCTGGTAGACAAGTTTATATTAAAGATTCTTGTAACGCTTGTCACTCACAGTTAATTAGACCTTTTAAAGCTGAAACTGATAGATACGGTATGTATTCTTTATCAGGTGAGTATGCTTATGATAGACCATTCTTATGGGGATCAAAAAGAACTGGTCCAGATTTAATGAGAGTTGGTAACTATAGAACTACTGATTGGCATGAAAATCATATGATGGAACCAGCTGCAGTTGTTCCTGGAAGTATTATGCCAGCATACAAACATCAGTTTACTAATATTGCTGATTTAGATACTGCATATGCAGAAGCTTATACAGTTAAAACAGTATTCGCAACTCCATATGATCAAGATTTAGATGGTGATGGTGTTGTTGATGTTGAACTTGGTGAATATGAAGCTGCAGTTGCAAAAGCAAAAGAAGATGCTAAGTTAATTGCTGCTGATATGAAAAATCAGGCGATAAAAGATGCTGTTGCAAATGGTCAAATTCCTGAAATAGTTGCATTAATTGCATATTTAAATTCTTTAAAATAG
- the ccoN gene encoding cytochrome-c oxidase, cbb3-type subunit I — protein sequence MQNGAQIEYDYSVAKAFTFATILFGIIGMTIGVVLALQLAFPQLNYLAGEYGTFSRLRPLHTNGVAFGFTLSGVFAAWYYIGQRVLKVSLKESPFLMAIAKLHFVLYFITILLAVVTLFMGYTTSKEYAELEWPLDILVVLWWVLWGISIFGLIGIRRERTLYISLWYFIATFIAIAMLYLFNNMEVPTALVSGYGSWLHSVSMYSGTNDALVQWWYGHNAVAFVFTTPIIALIYYFLPKESGQNVYSYKLSILAFWGLMFVYLWAGGHHLLYSTVPDWMQTMGSVMSVVLILPSWGSAINMLLTMKGEWQQLQSNTLIKFMVLASTFYMLSTIEGPIQAIKSVNAIAHFTDWIPGHVHDGVLGWVVFMIMASLFHMVPRMYKREIYSKSLMDTQFWLQTTGIVLYFTSMWIAGITQGMMWRAYDEYGSLVYSFIDTVTVLHPYYTIRAVGGLLYLIGFFMFAYNIYKTIRCGRVLDKEPVNATPVAA from the coding sequence ATGCAAAACGGTGCACAAATTGAGTACGATTACTCAGTTGCAAAAGCGTTTACATTTGCAACAATTCTGTTTGGTATCATAGGTATGACTATTGGTGTTGTACTTGCGTTGCAATTGGCGTTTCCACAGTTAAATTATTTAGCTGGAGAATATGGTACTTTCAGTAGATTAAGACCTTTACACACTAACGGTGTTGCTTTTGGTTTTACTTTAAGTGGTGTTTTTGCTGCTTGGTATTATATTGGACAAAGGGTATTAAAAGTTTCATTAAAAGAGTCACCTTTTTTAATGGCTATCGCAAAATTACACTTTGTGTTATATTTTATCACAATTCTTTTAGCTGTTGTTACACTTTTCATGGGTTACACAACTTCAAAAGAGTATGCAGAATTAGAGTGGCCATTAGACATTTTAGTTGTTTTATGGTGGGTTTTATGGGGTATTTCAATTTTTGGATTAATCGGAATTAGAAGAGAAAGAACTTTATATATTTCTTTATGGTATTTCATTGCTACTTTTATTGCAATTGCAATGTTATATTTATTTAATAATATGGAAGTTCCAACAGCTTTAGTTTCAGGTTATGGTTCATGGCTTCACTCTGTATCAATGTATTCAGGTACAAATGATGCATTAGTACAATGGTGGTATGGACACAATGCTGTTGCATTCGTTTTCACAACTCCAATTATTGCTTTAATTTATTACTTTTTACCAAAAGAATCTGGACAAAATGTTTATTCTTATAAACTTTCTATCTTAGCGTTCTGGGGATTAATGTTTGTATATTTATGGGCTGGTGGACACCACTTATTATATTCAACTGTTCCTGACTGGATGCAAACTATGGGTTCTGTAATGTCTGTTGTTTTAATTTTACCATCATGGGGATCAGCTATTAATATGCTTTTAACAATGAAGGGTGAGTGGCAACAATTACAATCAAATACACTAATTAAATTTATGGTATTAGCTTCAACTTTCTATATGTTATCAACTATTGAAGGTCCAATTCAAGCTATTAAATCTGTAAATGCTATTGCACACTTTACTGACTGGATTCCAGGACACGTACATGATGGTGTTTTAGGATGGGTTGTATTTATGATTATGGCATCATTATTCCATATGGTTCCAAGAATGTACAAAAGAGAAATTTACTCTAAATCATTAATGGATACACAATTCTGGTTACAAACTACAGGTATCGTTTTATACTTTACTTCTATGTGGATTGCTGGAATTACACAAGGTATGATGTGGAGAGCTTACGATGAATATGGTTCATTAGTTTACTCATTCATTGATACAGTTACTGTATTACATCCATATTATACAATCAGAGCTGTTGGTGGGTTACTATACCTAATCGGATTCTTTATGTTCGCATATAATATTTATAAAACTATTAGATGTGGAAGAGTACTTGATAAAGAACCTGTTAATGCTACACCAGTAGCTGCATAA
- the smpB gene encoding SsrA-binding protein SmpB — protein MANNKDTKKNLVFKNRKAFHDFTILETIEAGIVLEGSEVKAIRDGRVNLKDSFVRIIKGEVFLLNMHISHLSTTHTTYRPDERKDRKLLLHSKQIDKMYTKVAKDGIALVALKLYFNDKNMIKVQIATAEGKKLHDKREDLKKKTMLRETQQVLKNYK, from the coding sequence ATGGCAAATAATAAAGATACAAAAAAAAATTTAGTTTTTAAAAACAGAAAAGCATTTCATGATTTTACTATTTTAGAAACAATAGAAGCTGGAATTGTGCTTGAAGGTAGTGAAGTAAAAGCTATAAGAGATGGAAGAGTTAATTTAAAAGACTCATTTGTACGAATTATTAAAGGTGAAGTATTTTTATTAAATATGCATATTTCACATTTAAGTACAACTCATACTACATATAGACCTGATGAAAGAAAAGATAGAAAATTACTTTTACACTCTAAGCAAATAGATAAAATGTACACCAAAGTGGCAAAAGATGGTATTGCTTTAGTTGCGTTAAAGTTATATTTCAATGACAAAAATATGATCAAAGTTCAAATAGCAACAGCTGAGGGTAAAAAATTACACGATAAACGTGAAGACCTTAAGAAAAAAACCATGTTAAGGGAAACACAACAAGTTTTAAAGAATTATAAATAA
- a CDS encoding 4-(cytidine 5'-diphospho)-2-C-methyl-D-erythritol kinase codes for MCEKSYAKVNIFLKISDKRDNYHELVSRFVRVHNLYDIVSFIKTSRRGINIIGDFGCKMESNTVYKAYKLIEDYENVKDFFENHSIKIEKNIPEFAGLGGGSSNAATFLIMANKYCNLNLSKDELCEIAVKIGADVPFFVYEYDSANVTGIGEIVKKFDEEILNIDTITPKIKCNTGEIFKIFREKFYKQISKEESNKLLNMKSLDILKEFDIKKANDLYEPALSLYSDLEDYSKKDWYFSGSGSSFFKVNNGK; via the coding sequence ATGTGTGAAAAATCTTATGCAAAAGTAAATATCTTTTTGAAAATATCTGATAAAAGAGATAATTATCATGAACTCGTATCTAGGTTTGTACGAGTTCATAATTTATACGACATTGTATCTTTTATTAAAACTAGTAGGAGAGGTATTAACATTATAGGTGATTTTGGTTGCAAAATGGAATCAAATACTGTATATAAAGCATACAAATTAATAGAAGATTATGAAAATGTAAAAGATTTTTTTGAAAATCATAGTATAAAAATAGAAAAAAATATTCCAGAATTTGCAGGACTTGGTGGTGGAAGTTCAAATGCAGCTACTTTTTTAATAATGGCAAACAAATATTGTAATTTAAATTTATCAAAAGACGAATTATGTGAAATTGCTGTTAAAATAGGTGCAGATGTTCCATTTTTTGTTTATGAGTATGATAGTGCAAATGTGACTGGAATTGGAGAAATAGTAAAAAAATTTGATGAAGAGATATTAAATATAGATACAATTACACCAAAAATAAAATGTAATACAGGTGAAATATTTAAAATATTTAGAGAGAAGTTTTACAAGCAAATTTCTAAAGAAGAATCAAATAAATTATTAAATATGAAATCTTTAGATATATTAAAAGAATTTGATATTAAAAAAGCAAATGATTTATACGAACCAGCTCTTAGTTTATATTCTGATTTAGAAGATTATAGTAAGAAAGATTGGTATTTTAGTGGAAGTGGAAGTTCATTTTTTAAGGTTAACAATGGCAAATAA
- the truB gene encoding tRNA pseudouridine(55) synthase TruB, translating to MQKRFYDKESINKLIVVNKPIFMSSNFYLTRIKKKYKNKKAGFSGTLDPFAKGCLIVAFGQYSKLFKYLAKTPKTYRAVVWLGTQSESLDIEQVTSIEMVDKVDINLIKKELDLLKGDILYTPPKFSAKKIDGKRAYDMARNGEEVVLKESTMHVYETKFISYRHPFITIDVTVSEGSYIRSYAQILLEKLKRVGTLSYLERLNEGKFFFDNEKDLDPLEYIDLPINKYSGTYEWINTGRKISIDYLEEKDDGKYLIILENFFSILEIKDGEVSYLLNKVNKLC from the coding sequence TTGCAAAAAAGATTTTATGACAAAGAATCAATAAATAAGTTGATAGTGGTTAATAAACCAATTTTTATGAGTTCTAATTTTTATTTGACAAGAATTAAAAAAAAATATAAAAATAAAAAAGCAGGATTTAGCGGAACTTTAGACCCTTTTGCAAAAGGATGTTTGATTGTAGCTTTTGGTCAATACTCAAAACTTTTTAAGTATTTAGCAAAAACTCCAAAAACATATAGAGCTGTAGTTTGGCTTGGGACTCAATCTGAGTCTTTAGATATTGAGCAAGTAACAAGTATAGAAATGGTTGATAAAGTAGATATCAATCTAATAAAAAAAGAGCTTGATTTACTAAAAGGAGATATCTTATATACTCCACCAAAATTTTCTGCAAAAAAAATAGATGGTAAAAGAGCTTATGATATGGCCCGAAATGGTGAAGAAGTTGTTTTAAAAGAATCTACAATGCATGTATATGAAACAAAATTTATTTCATATAGACACCCTTTTATAACCATAGATGTAACAGTTAGTGAAGGCTCATACATTCGTTCATATGCTCAAATCTTACTTGAAAAACTTAAAAGAGTAGGTACTTTATCTTATTTAGAAAGATTAAATGAAGGGAAATTCTTTTTTGATAATGAGAAAGACTTAGATCCTTTAGAATATATTGATTTACCTATAAATAAATATTCAGGTACATATGAATGGATAAATACAGGAAGAAAAATATCTATTGATTATTTAGAAGAAAAAGATGATGGAAAATATTTAATTATATTAGAAAACTTTTTTTCAATTCTAGAGATAAAAGATGGTGAAGTATCATATTTATTAAATAAGGTAAATAAGCTATGTTAG
- a CDS encoding ATP-dependent helicase, with the protein MSENLLSSLNESQKLAAQHIDGPLLILAGAGSGKTKTITTRLAYLISIGIDPRSILTLTFTNKAATQMRERAFNMIDPSMINTPPLLCTFHKFGLLFLKFHMSELNRKNNFIIIDTDDKKRIIKSIDKDITTALLVSEISKYKNTLLTPSEAVKAAQLKLYQQIAEVYEKYEAYLEKNNLVDFDDLLLLPYKILKNNAKLAQEISQKYQYIMVDEYQDTNELQYRLLRLLCTSHNNLCVVGDDDQSIYGWRGATIKNILNFSEHFENTIVVKLEENYRSTDTILNHANQLIEHNRDRLGKKLVGTRMKGDSIKVYESHDENEETRKIVEDIKQLIDQGISPKDIAILFRVNALSRSLEEGFNKAGLHYKLVGGMKFYERAEIKDLIAYFRILTNSNDNFSIKRIINKPKRGIGKTTIDKLEAKSVESERSIFDLIQNLDSSEITSIVGKKNSRTLKVFEASILDLKELLSESKMKFLDSFEETFDYRASYDNLPDGFERQANIDEFYGYLRDYFIQNPHLDLKDFLNEIALDSENDDYYGESVSMMSIHASKGLEFKKLFIIGFEEGFFPITGDGSDLEEERRLGYVAITRAMDNLTLSFVHSRFYKGKRASLTKSRFLSESGLIKGCLTIEKQSGFKKGDLVQHKIFGMGRVLKATNAGKDYKLSINFGGTHRDILSSFVQKA; encoded by the coding sequence ATGTCTGAAAATTTATTATCATCATTAAACGAATCACAAAAATTAGCAGCCCAGCATATAGATGGACCGCTATTAATTCTAGCAGGTGCAGGCTCTGGTAAAACAAAAACGATTACTACAAGACTTGCATATTTAATATCAATTGGTATTGATCCTCGATCAATTTTGACTCTTACTTTTACAAATAAAGCAGCAACTCAAATGAGAGAACGGGCATTTAATATGATTGATCCCTCAATGATAAATACTCCACCTTTATTATGTACCTTTCATAAATTTGGTTTATTGTTTTTAAAATTTCATATGTCAGAATTAAATAGAAAAAACAACTTCATTATAATAGATACAGATGATAAAAAAAGAATTATAAAATCAATTGATAAAGATATTACAACAGCACTTTTAGTATCTGAAATATCAAAATATAAAAATACACTATTGACTCCAAGTGAAGCTGTAAAAGCAGCTCAACTAAAACTTTATCAACAAATAGCAGAGGTATATGAAAAATATGAAGCTTATTTAGAAAAAAACAATCTTGTAGATTTTGATGACTTGCTTCTTCTTCCTTACAAAATATTAAAAAACAATGCTAAACTAGCCCAAGAAATAAGTCAGAAATATCAATACATAATGGTAGATGAGTATCAAGATACAAATGAACTACAATATAGACTTTTAAGACTTTTATGTACAAGTCATAATAACCTTTGTGTTGTTGGTGATGACGATCAATCTATTTATGGTTGGCGTGGTGCTACTATTAAGAATATTTTAAATTTTTCTGAGCATTTTGAAAATACGATTGTGGTAAAACTTGAAGAAAACTATAGATCAACAGATACTATTTTAAATCATGCAAACCAATTAATAGAACATAATCGAGATAGATTAGGTAAGAAATTAGTTGGAACAAGAATGAAAGGTGATTCAATAAAAGTTTATGAATCACATGATGAAAATGAAGAAACAAGAAAAATTGTAGAAGATATAAAACAATTAATAGATCAAGGAATCAGCCCTAAAGATATAGCAATATTATTTAGAGTAAATGCACTTTCAAGATCACTTGAAGAAGGATTTAATAAAGCAGGACTTCATTATAAACTTGTTGGTGGTATGAAGTTTTATGAAAGGGCTGAAATTAAAGATTTAATTGCTTATTTTAGAATATTAACAAACTCAAATGATAATTTCTCAATTAAAAGAATTATTAATAAACCAAAACGTGGAATTGGAAAAACAACTATTGATAAGCTTGAAGCTAAGTCAGTTGAAAGTGAAAGATCAATTTTTGATCTAATTCAAAATTTGGATTCAAGTGAAATTACTTCAATAGTTGGTAAAAAGAATTCAAGAACTTTAAAAGTATTTGAAGCTTCTATTTTAGACTTAAAAGAATTACTTAGTGAATCAAAAATGAAATTCTTAGATAGTTTTGAAGAAACATTTGATTATAGAGCATCATATGATAACTTACCTGATGGTTTTGAAAGACAAGCTAATATTGATGAGTTTTATGGATATCTTAGAGATTATTTTATTCAAAATCCACACTTAGATTTAAAAGATTTTTTAAATGAAATTGCCTTAGATAGTGAAAATGATGATTATTATGGTGAATCAGTTTCTATGATGAGTATTCATGCATCAAAAGGATTAGAGTTTAAAAAACTATTTATTATAGGTTTTGAAGAAGGCTTTTTCCCAATTACAGGTGATGGTAGTGATTTAGAAGAAGAAAGAAGATTAGGATATGTGGCAATTACAAGAGCCATGGATAACCTAACTTTATCATTTGTTCATTCAAGATTTTACAAAGGTAAAAGAGCAAGTCTGACAAAAAGTAGATTTTTGAGTGAAAGTGGATTAATAAAAGGTTGTTTAACTATTGAAAAACAATCAGGCTTTAAAAAAGGTGATTTAGTACAGCATAAAATTTTTGGAATGGGTAGAGTTCTAAAAGCCACAAATGCAGGTAAAGACTATAAATTATCAATCAATTTTGGCGGAACTCACAGAGATATTTTATCTTCATTTGTTCAAAAAGCATAA
- a CDS encoding LysR family transcriptional regulator, protein MLTDFAKLETFLTVVREKSFSKASAKLGISQPAVTQQMKFIEDYLDVQIVDRKKNGIRLTKEGQMLHAIALKIEKCVGNAEKELLKIMNKNVTFVFGASFIIGNYILPRFLNNLKENIHNDVSINVSVSHEAIDDLLDKKIDIALVENYVANDDIVYREWMEDEIVIFSNQKLPARAKAENLLSYKWVCRNPESNTRLIFKENLEKANFPDCDTFNVTSEVTSATTIVQTVLHSDKNTTPTVSIVSRNAIESLLKAGALYESRINNQKMTRKLYIAYRKDRKHDAFVENVVDYLLKMK, encoded by the coding sequence ATGCTTACAGATTTTGCAAAACTAGAAACTTTTCTTACAGTAGTAAGGGAGAAATCTTTTTCAAAAGCTTCAGCAAAACTTGGCATTTCGCAACCAGCAGTTACACAACAAATGAAATTTATTGAAGATTATTTAGATGTTCAAATCGTTGATAGAAAGAAAAATGGTATAAGACTAACTAAAGAAGGTCAAATGCTTCATGCTATTGCTTTAAAAATTGAAAAGTGTGTGGGAAATGCTGAAAAAGAGTTATTGAAAATCATGAATAAAAATGTTACTTTTGTATTTGGTGCATCATTTATTATAGGAAATTACATATTACCTAGATTTTTAAATAATTTAAAAGAGAATATTCACAATGATGTTTCAATAAATGTATCAGTTTCTCACGAAGCAATCGATGATTTATTAGATAAAAAGATTGATATAGCATTAGTTGAAAATTATGTTGCAAATGACGATATAGTTTATAGAGAATGGATGGAAGATGAAATTGTAATTTTTTCTAACCAAAAATTACCAGCTCGTGCAAAAGCAGAAAATTTATTATCATATAAATGGGTATGTAGAAACCCTGAATCAAATACTAGACTTATTTTTAAAGAGAATCTTGAAAAAGCTAATTTCCCTGATTGTGATACATTTAATGTAACAAGTGAAGTTACAAGTGCTACAACTATTGTTCAAACAGTTTTACACTCAGATAAAAACACAACACCTACAGTATCTATTGTTTCAAGAAATGCTATTGAATCACTTTTAAAAGCAGGCGCTCTTTATGAATCAAGAATCAATAATCAAAAAATGACTAGAAAACTATATATAGCTTACAGAAAAGATAGAAAACATGATGCATTTGTTGAAAATGTAGTTGATTATCTTTTAAAAATGAAATAA
- a CDS encoding bifunctional GNAT family N-acetyltransferase/carbon-nitrogen hydrolase family protein has translation MDTIDKIELMYLQIEDHKNIVDLMNDEYKHLDDSSWTYEEFSILLEKFPKGQVGIKINGELAGFALSIVVDYNKFDDSHTYKEITGNYTFSTHDDNGDSLYGVDVFVSKKYRGLRLGRRLYEFRQELCEELNLKGIIFGGRLPNYKKYSETLTPKEYISKVRDREIYDPVLNFQLSNDFYVKRVLKNYLEGDVESCEYASLLAWDNIYYTKPSKKPMSEKTVIRLGLIQWQVRPYKNIEEVLEQAEYFVDAVSNYRSDFALFPEFFNAPLMAAFNHLGEAEAIRELAKFTPKFKEEFSRLAIAYNINIITGSMPELVDGHLYNVGFVCKRDGSVEKYEKMHVTPDEKKVWGLTGSNNIKTIDTDCGKIGVLICYDSEFPELGRILAKEGMNILFVPFLTDTQNGYSRVKICAQARAIENECYVAIAGCVGNLPQVENMDIQYAQSAVFTPCDFAFPPNGIKAESTPNTEMILVADVDLESLKELHNVGSVTNLKDRRTDIYEVELKK, from the coding sequence ATGGACACAATAGATAAAATTGAACTTATGTATCTTCAAATCGAAGACCATAAAAATATCGTTGATTTAATGAACGATGAATATAAACATTTAGATGATTCTTCTTGGACCTATGAAGAGTTTTCTATTTTATTAGAAAAATTCCCAAAAGGTCAAGTTGGAATTAAAATCAATGGAGAATTAGCAGGTTTTGCATTAAGCATTGTTGTCGATTATAATAAATTTGATGATTCTCATACATATAAAGAAATTACTGGAAATTATACATTTAGTACCCATGATGATAATGGTGATAGTCTTTATGGTGTTGATGTTTTTGTTAGTAAAAAATATAGAGGACTAAGACTTGGAAGAAGACTTTATGAATTTAGACAAGAACTTTGTGAAGAGTTAAATTTAAAGGGTATTATTTTTGGAGGAAGACTTCCAAATTATAAAAAATATTCTGAAACTTTAACTCCAAAAGAGTATATTTCAAAAGTAAGAGATAGAGAAATTTACGATCCTGTATTAAACTTTCAACTTTCAAATGACTTTTATGTAAAAAGAGTTTTAAAGAATTATCTTGAAGGTGATGTAGAAAGTTGTGAATATGCTTCTTTATTAGCATGGGATAACATTTATTACACTAAACCTTCTAAAAAACCAATGTCTGAAAAAACTGTTATTAGATTAGGATTAATTCAATGGCAAGTAAGACCATATAAAAATATTGAAGAAGTATTAGAACAAGCAGAATACTTTGTAGATGCAGTATCAAACTATAGAAGTGATTTTGCCCTATTCCCTGAATTCTTTAATGCTCCATTAATGGCTGCGTTTAATCATCTTGGAGAAGCAGAGGCTATCAGAGAATTAGCTAAATTTACACCAAAATTTAAAGAAGAATTCTCTAGACTTGCTATTGCTTACAATATCAATATTATTACAGGTAGTATGCCAGAACTTGTTGATGGTCATTTATATAATGTTGGTTTTGTATGTAAAAGAGATGGTTCAGTTGAAAAATATGAAAAAATGCATGTAACTCCAGATGAGAAAAAAGTTTGGGGATTAACAGGTTCTAATAATATTAAAACTATTGATACAGATTGTGGAAAAATCGGTGTACTTATTTGTTATGATAGTGAATTCCCAGAATTAGGAAGAATCTTAGCTAAAGAAGGAATGAATATTCTTTTTGTTCCATTTTTAACAGATACTCAAAATGGTTATTCAAGAGTAAAAATTTGTGCACAAGCTAGAGCTATTGAAAATGAGTGTTATGTTGCAATTGCAGGTTGTGTTGGAAATCTTCCTCAAGTTGAGAATATGGATATTCAATACGCTCAATCAGCTGTATTTACACCATGTGATTTTGCATTCCCACCAAATGGAATAAAAGCTGAGTCTACTCCAAATACTGAAATGATTTTAGTAGCTGATGTTGATTTAGAATCATTAAAAGAATTACATAATGTTGGAAGTGTTACAAATCTAAAAGATAGAAGAACTGATATTTACGAAGTAGAATTAAAAAAATAA